One genomic region from Cottoperca gobio unplaced genomic scaffold, fCotGob3.1 fCotGob3_405arrow_ctg1, whole genome shotgun sequence encodes:
- the LOC115005934 gene encoding LOW QUALITY PROTEIN: polypyrimidine tract-binding protein 2-like (The sequence of the model RefSeq protein was modified relative to this genomic sequence to represent the inferred CDS: deleted 2 bases in 1 codon) → MDGISDVAVGVKRGSDELCMYSSPNSGMSSISDGASNGSDSKKLRVEESPPSRVLHIRKLPNEASETEVIALGLPFGKVTNILTLKGKNQAFLEMGTEETAVTMVNYYTTVTPHIRNVPVFIQYSNHKELKTDSGNQRTQAVLQAVSAVQSGGSPSSDVQEALAAASSPVLRIIIDNMFYPVTLDVLQQIFSKFGTVMKIITFTKNNQFQALLQFSDPVNAQQAKLALDGQNIYNSCCTLRIDFSKLVNLNVKYNNDKSRDYTRPELPAGDGQPSLDSTVAAAFSKDSNSLLGKIPGALNPLSLHVVVAAAAAAAAGRVALAGQAGSSGVLLVSNLNEEMVTPQSLFTLFGVYGDVQRVKILYNKKDSALIQMSDGNQAQLAMSHLNGQKMYGKIIRVTLSKHQTVALPRDGLDDQGLTKDFANSPLHRFKKPGSKNFQNIFPPSATLHLSNVPQDVTEDDLRLLFSNAGGTVKAFKFFQDRKMALIQMSTVEEAIQALIELHNYNMGGSQHLRVSFSKSTI, encoded by the exons ATGGACGG CATCAGTGATGTTGCAGTTGGAGTGAAG agagGATCAGACGAGCTGTGCATGTACAGCAGTCCCAACTCTGGCATGAGCAGCATCAGTG ACGGGGCTTCCAATGGCAGTGACAGTAAAAAGCTGAGGGTGGAGGAGTCTCCACCATCTCGTGTGCTCCACATCAGGAAGCTGCCCAACGAGGCTTCGGAGACGGAAGTCATCGCCCTCGGCTTGCCTTTTGGCAAAGTCACCAACATCCTCACACTGAAGGGAAAGAACCAG GCGTTCTTGGAGATGGGGACAGAAGAGACAGCCGTCACTATGGTCAACTACTACACCACTGTAACTCCTCACATCCGCAACGTCCCCGTCTTTATTCAGTACTCCAATCACAAAGAACTCAAAACTGACTCTGGCAATCAG CGGACCCAGGCGGTGCTTCAGGCGGTGTCAGCAGTCCAGTCCGGAGGGTCTCCGAGCTCTGATGTACAGGAAGCTTTGGCTGCAGCCTCCAGCCCTGTGCTGCGGATCATCATCGACAACATGTTCTACCCTGTAACGCTGGACGTGCTGCAGCAG ATTTTCTCCAAGTTTGGCACAGTGATGAAGATAATCACATTCACCAAGAACAATCAGTTCCAGGCTCTTCTGCAGTTCAGCGATCCGGTCAACGCTCAGCAGGCCAAACTG GCACTGGACGGCCAGAACATCTACAATTCATGCTGCACGCTGCGCATCGACTTCTCCAAGCTGGTCAACCTAAACGTCAAGTACAACAACGATAAGAGTCGCGACTACACGCGGCCCGAGCTGCCTGCTGGTGACGGGCAGCCCAGCCTCGACTCCACGGTGGCCGCTGCCTTCAGCAAAGACTCCAACTCCCTCCTCGGTAAGATCCCAG GTGCCCTGAACCCTCTGAGC CTACACGTGGTcgtggcggcggcggcggctgctgctgcagggaggGTAGCCCTCGCTGGACAGGCGGGCTCCAGTGGGGTCCTGCTGGTCAGCAACCTCAACGAGGAg ATGGTTACGCCCCAAAGTCTGTTTACCCTCTTCG GAGTGTATGGTGATGTCCAGAGGGTGAAAATTCTTTACAATAAGAAGGACAGCGCTCTCATTCAGATGTCTGACGGAAACCAGGCACAGCTGG CAATGAGCCACTTGAATGGCCAGAAGATGTACGGCAAGATCATCCGGGTGACTCTGTCCAAGCACCAGACTGTGGCGCTGCCTCGGGACGGCCTGGACGACCAGGGCCTGACCAAGGACTTTGCCAACTCCCCGCTTCATCGCTTCAAGAAACCCGGCTCCAAGAATTTCCAGAACATCTTCCCGCCGTCTGCCACCCTCCATCTCTCCAACGTCCC ACAAGATGTGACGGAGGACGACCTGCGGCTGCTCTTCTCCAACGCTGGAGGCACCGTGAAAGCATTCAAGTTTTTCCA gGATCGCAAAATGGCTCTGATCCAGATGTCGACCGTGGAGGAGGCCATCCAGGCCTTGATCGAACTTCACAACTACAACATGGGGGGCAGCCAGCACCTGAGAGTCTCCTTCTCCAAGTCCACCATTTAA